The genomic region ATTACTTTATTGAATTGGTGAATGAACCGCGATATAAACTCATCGAACAAGCGGAGATGCTGCCGATAAATACAGCCCATACATTTCGCACAGAAGCCGACGGACAACGATTGATTCACTTTAAATTTTTCAGTCCTGATCTGGTTAGTGAAGACATCGATGGCCTCAACCGGGACGAACGCATTGGGGAGATGTGGTTAGCACTCGACAAACCTTATCCACGAGGTACAGAAGTAGTAGTTACAGTAGAACTAGATGAGAAAAATAGTTCTTTGCAAATTACCGCAGCCCTGAAAAATAACCCAGCCGTTAGAGTCAGTTGTTCGTTTTCGCGGGGTGGCGTAGATGAAGAAATTGCCAGCGAAGTAGAGCGAACAATTGCTGAATTGAATCAAGCAGGTAACTTGACAGAAACAGGGGTGCAAACTGCTTATGAAATTGCCGGTGCAGCCATTTCTGCCTCTAACCAAATTCGAGGTCAAGATAATAAACCGCAAGCTGATCGCGTCGCAGTTGCTCAAAGTAAACTTAAGCAATTAAAAACATTTGCTTCAGAAGATCGGGATGTGGCTCAGTTCTTTGTGCGGGAATTTGAATTCCTCATGGAACATTGCTCCTTTATGCTTCCTGATGCTCAAAAACAACGGATTCAAAGTCTCACCAAACAACTCAAAGATGCGATTGCTATTCATAATCTATCGGCAATGCAAAAACTCATCGAAGATGCAGAACGGGAAATGAAAAATATGCCCGAAGAAATCCAAAAGTTATTACTTGCCAAAGATGCCATCCGAAAAGCCAATTCTGTTGACCCCACTCGCGCTAGTTTCATGGCAGATAAATTACAGCGTGTGATTCATGCAATGGAGCATGAAAATATGAATGAAGCTAATCGCCTTTGGAACGAACTCGTTCCAGATATCCGCGAGTATGGATTGCGCGAAGTTTCTACTGCAAATATTGCGACGGGAATTACACGATGAAAACTTATCTCACTTGTCCCGTATGTGATCGCCCCAAAATTGAAGGAAACATCTGCCCTAATTGCGAAACTGATTTATCCCTAATTCGCACCCTCACAGAACTGCCAGAACTGCCTTCCGTACCAACCAAATCAACAGCGATCATGCCTTTGGTGCCAATTGGAGTCGCAATTCTCATCCTGTTATTGGGGATAAGTTTAGGTGCAGTTGGAAATTCATTTTATGTGCAGCAACGTCAACCGGCAGTTGCGAGTATTTCTCCGGCTTTAAAAACCACAGTATCCCCACAAGTTAATCCCACAGTTAATCCCACACAATCGCTAGTTGCCACCTCAAAAAAACCCGACGAAGAATCCCTCCTTTGTGGCGGATTTTATTACAAAGTAAAGCGCGGTGATTCTTTATCGCTCATTGCGAAAAAGTTATATGGAGATGTAAATTTATGGCCGCGAATTGTAGCCGCAAATTCTAACCTAAAAGGTCGCGTAAATACTTTGGCAATCGGTGAGATATTGCTGGTGCCAAATTTGGAGGTAAATTGTTTATGATCGTTGATCAAATCAATCGGGTAAGCAGTCTTTTATTAGGGGTGAACTTTGCTGAAGTTTCGCGGCAAGTTTCCTATTCTAAATTCCTATTCCAAGAGGCTAAAAATCTCTCTAGCCAAAAGAAGCTACCAGAAGCGATTGCCAACGCTGAAGAAATTCTCAATTTGTGGTATCCCATTGAGTCGGTTTCTGAATTCATTGTGCAAAAATTTACCGTAGAATTTCTGTTAGCGGAAGTTAAAGATAGTTTGTCTCTTTGGAAACTTAAATGGAAAGAGCAAACAGAAAAAACCGAAAAATTGCTGAATTCAGCTAATCAAGTTTTGGCGAAAGAAACGGGAGCTTTACCGAGTATAATAGCCTTGTCTGACGCACTGCATCTTTACCAAAATTCCTATTCAATCTATCCTGACGAGCAGGTGGCTATCGCTTTGAATCGATGCAGAAATCTCCTGAAATGGCGACAAAAATATCAGTCACTCGTTGAGTCAGCGGAAAAACTCGCAAAACAGAATTATTTTCAACAAGCAATTTCTCGATATAAAAAAGCGCAAGAACTGTTTGCCACCGATGAGGTGGAGGCAGCGATCACGCATCTTTATTCTCAGCTTGAAAAAGAGGAGAGGTTTGCAGCAACTTGGCGTCAAACCTATCAGTTATCCTGTGAGGGAAAATTTCGAGAAGCGCTCGCCCTTTTGGAAACCGGACTAGCTCAATTTCCCCGTTCTGATGGCCGCGATTTTTTATTAAAATTACAGAATATTGTCCGGGGAATCGAACAGTTTCATCAGGGATGGAGTCACGAAAAAGCTGGGGATTTTTATCGAGCCTTACTCTGCTACGAATCCGCCCAAAAATTATTACCAGATATCCCAGAATGCACGCTCCGAAAAGCATCAGTTGCCGTTAAATTTGGCCAGTTCGATAAGGCACTTGCCACTTTAGAAGCGGTGACAGGAAATCAAGCGGCTTATCTTCGGGGATTTGCTCATGGGAAAAAACAGAATTGGCAGCAAGCTAATCAAGAATGGCAGTCTATTTCAGATCCGAGAGTTGAGCAACAGCGCCAAATTTTGAAGATTTTGGTGGAACGTGATCGCACCCTCAGTTTACAGCAAATCGAGCAATCTGTTGATGCGGCAAATTTTGAATCGGCAAAATCAATCAGTCTTCAATTTATCAACAAATTTGGCACCTATGAACTCGTCAAAACCAATTTAGAACAGCATATTATCCCTCGGATAGACCACGAAATTTGGCAAGGTAAAAACTGGCAGCAAATCGCCGAAACTGCGGCACAAGTTTGGCGGGATAAGGGCGATATTGTTTCCCTACATAATTGGGCGATCACTACTTACTACTGCTGGCAAAATAACCCAAATAAATTTGCACAGTTTATGCCAGATTTTATTGTCACTTGGTCAAGTGCAATCGCCAATATTTACCAAGACTCTTCTCTGAAAAATTTGCCTTGGTTATCAAATACAGCAGTTGACTTAAACGCAGCCACATCAGACTTGCAAAAAATCCTAGAAAATGCCGTTGACTCCCTCAGAGATCGAAGTTTAAACGATTATTTGCGTCTGCGCGATCTTTATCGTCAGGAAATGGTGGCACTGCGTTTGATGGGAACTCCGGCAAATTCAGGAGCGAAAAAAAATAATTTGTACTTGACTCCTGGTTTTTGTTCGCGTTCTCAGATTTCCATAAATCAAATTGAAGTTTCCCTAAAAAATTTCCATAATTCTAACGATATATTGCGGGGACTTTATACGAATTGGGGATTAGCGGTAGCTGCTTGTGTTGAAGGAGATATTGCTCGCGCTATTCAAATTAAACCGGCAATAAAACCCAAC from Ancylothrix sp. D3o harbors:
- a CDS encoding LysM peptidoglycan-binding domain-containing protein — protein: MKTYLTCPVCDRPKIEGNICPNCETDLSLIRTLTELPELPSVPTKSTAIMPLVPIGVAILILLLGISLGAVGNSFYVQQRQPAVASISPALKTTVSPQVNPTVNPTQSLVATSKKPDEESLLCGGFYYKVKRGDSLSLIAKKLYGDVNLWPRIVAANSNLKGRVNTLAIGEILLVPNLEVNCL
- a CDS encoding M48 family metallopeptidase; amino-acid sequence: MIVDQINRVSSLLLGVNFAEVSRQVSYSKFLFQEAKNLSSQKKLPEAIANAEEILNLWYPIESVSEFIVQKFTVEFLLAEVKDSLSLWKLKWKEQTEKTEKLLNSANQVLAKETGALPSIIALSDALHLYQNSYSIYPDEQVAIALNRCRNLLKWRQKYQSLVESAEKLAKQNYFQQAISRYKKAQELFATDEVEAAITHLYSQLEKEERFAATWRQTYQLSCEGKFREALALLETGLAQFPRSDGRDFLLKLQNIVRGIEQFHQGWSHEKAGDFYRALLCYESAQKLLPDIPECTLRKASVAVKFGQFDKALATLEAVTGNQAAYLRGFAHGKKQNWQQANQEWQSISDPRVEQQRQILKILVERDRTLSLQQIEQSVDAANFESAKSISLQFINKFGTYELVKTNLEQHIIPRIDHEIWQGKNWQQIAETAAQVWRDKGDIVSLHNWAITTYYCWQNNPNKFAQFMPDFIVTWSSAIANIYQDSSLKNLPWLSNTAVDLNAATSDLQKILENAVDSLRDRSLNDYLRLRDLYRQEMVALRLMGTPANSGAKKNNLYLTPGFCSRSQISINQIEVSLKNFHNSNDILRGLYTNWGLAVAACVEGDIARAIQIKPAIKPNKTSEVFAQKFVLYHEGCYYLQQKQWRQAISSLKPAGLAIKANGEWSQEIDRLCQQQRHAISDFKEHLNFAQSWYELLGSQPARSYLAEYQAEQIREQLVAETIQETTALKKLEQIKRIDPKNPVVLDLIDRLEIIQDARKVDELVKAHKLEQAVQQAKRSRHQKVRDNLTEFFVKVFIEGFKSGELKFEDIVKLGGWIYELSPEDSTVQEIYKWSKEFKKVQDLMKLDRFDEAVNYAKYSGCDPLKYYLADLFIVSLIKGSKSQQMSYELIQKFGLWAYKLCPDKVEYQPIYRDLGIRSFF